The sequence GATTCCGGGGTGGTTCACGGGGTGGTACTGGACCTCGACCTCGGTGCCGGCCGTGGTGTAGCGGCGGGTCTGCGGCCGGGAGCGGACGTTGCGCCAGCCGCCGAGGCGGGTGGCGAGGGGGGCGTCCGGGCCGGGGGATGCTTCGGCGAGGGCGGCGGCGAGGGCCGCGGGGGTGGGGTCGGGGGTGTCGCCGGTGAGGGTGTCGAGGTGGCGGTCGTAGAAGCCGGTGTCGAGCTGTCCGGCGGCGAACTCCGGGTGTCGCAGGGACCGTACGAGGAGGTCGCGGTTGGTGGTGAGCCCGTGGATGCGGGCTCCGGCGAGGGCGGTGGCGAGGGCGCGTACGGCCTCGGCGCGGGTGGGGGCGTGGGCGACGACCTTGGCGAGCATGGGGTCGTAGTGGATGCCGACGGTGTCGCCGGCGGTGAAGCCGGTGTCGACGCGGACGGTGCCGGGGATGGCGAGGGTGTGCAGGGCGCCGGTCTGCGGGCGCCAGTCCTGGGCGGGGTCCTCGGCGTAGAGGCGGGCCTCGACGGCGTGGCCGGTGGGTTGCGGGGGCGTGGGGGGTAGGGCCGCGCGCTCGGCGACGCGTAGTTGGAGGGCGACGAGGTCGAGGTCGAAGACGGCTTCGGTGACGGGGTGTTCGACCTGGAGGCGGGTGTTCATCTCCAGGAAGTACGGGCGTCCGTCGGCGGTGACGAGGAACTCGACGGTGCCGGCGCCTTCGTAGGAGACCGCGCGGGCGGCGGCGACGGCCGCGGTGTGCAGGGTCTCCCGGAGGGATTCGGGCAGGCCCGGTGCGGGGGCTTCCTCGATGACCTTCTGGTGGCGGCGCTGGAGGGAGCAGTCGCGGGTGCCGAGTGCCCAGACGGTGCCGTGGGTGTCGGCGAGGATCTGGACCTCGACGTGGCGGCCGCGTTCCACGTAGGGCTCGGCGAAGACCTCGCCGTCGCCGAAGGCGGAGCGGGCCTCGGCGGAGGCCGCGTCGAGGGCCTCCTTGAGCTGGTCGAGGTCGCGGACCACGCGCATGCCGCGGCCGCCTCCGCCGGCGGCGGCCTTGAGGAGGAGGGGCAGGTCGGCGGGGGTGGCGGTGGCCGGGTCGACGGGGTCGAGGAGCGGTACCCCCGCGGCGCGCATCAGTTCCTTGGCCCGGGTCTTGGAGGCCATGGCCTCGATGGCGTCGGGGGGTGGGCCGATCCAGGTCAGTCCGGCGGCCAGGACCTCGCGGGCGAAGTCGGCGTTCTCGGAGAGGAAGCCGTAGCCGGGGTGCACGGCGTCGGCGCCGGCGGCGAGGGCGGCCTTGATGATCAGGTCGCCGCGCAGGTAGGTGTCGGCGGGGGCGGCGCCGGGCAGGCGTACGGCCGCGTCGGCGTCGCGGACGTGCAGGGCGTCGGCGTCGGGGTCGGAGTGGACGGCGACGGTGGCCAGGCCCAGGGCACGGGCGGTGCGGAAGATCCGGACGGCGATCTCACCGCGGTTGGCGACGAGGAGGGAGGTCAGGTTCGTCATGTGCGGGCTCACATCCGGAAGACGCCGAAGCCGCCACGGGCGCCCTCGACGGGGGCGTTGTGGACGGCCGACAGGCACAGGCCGAGGACGGTACGGGTGTCGCGCGGGTCGATGACGCCGTCGTCGTACAGCCGCCCGGACAGGAACATGGGGAGTGATTCGGATTCGATCTGCGCTTCGACGAAGGCGCGCATGCCGGCGTCGGCCTCCTCGTCGTAGGGGAGTCCCTTGGCGGCGGCGGACTGGCGGGACACGATGGAGAGCACTCCGGCCAGTTGCTGGGGGCCCATGACGGCGGATTTGGCGCTGGGCCAGGCGAAGAGGAAGCGGGGCTCGTAGGCGCGGCCGCACATGCCGTAGTGGCCGGCGCCGTAGCTCGCGCCGATGAGGACGGAGAGGTGCGGGACGCGGGAGTTGGAGACCGCGTTGATCATCATCGCGCCGTGTTTGATGATGCCGCCCTGCTCGTACTCCTTGCCGACCATGTAGCCGGTGGTGTTGTGGAGGAAGAGGAGGGGGATGTCGCGCTGGTTGGCGAGCTGGATGAACTGGGCGGCTTTCTGGGACTCGGCGCTGAAGAGCACGCCCTGCGCGTTGGCGAGGATGCCGACCGGGTAGCCGTGCAGGGTGGCCCATCCGGTGACGAGGCTGGGGCCGTAGAGGGGCTTGAACTCGTCGAAGTCGGAGGCGTCGACGATCCGGGCGATGACCTCGCGCGGGTCGAAGGGGGTCTTGAGGTCGGGCGGGACGATGCCGAGGAGTTCCTCGGGGTCGTGGAGGGGTTCCTCGGCCTTGGGCGGGTCCTGGTGCGGCTTGCGGTGGTTCAGGCGGGCGACGACGCGGCGGGCCTGGCGGATGGCGTCGTACTCGTCGAGGGCGTAGTGGTCGGCGAGTCCGGAGGTGCGGGCGTGCATGTCGGCGCCGCCGAGGGACTCGTCGTCGCTCTCCTCGCCGGTGGCCATCTTGACCAGGGGCGGACCGCCGAGGAACACCTTGGAACGGTCCTTGATCATGATGGTGTGGTCGGACATGCCGGGGATGTACGCGCCTCCGGCGGTGGAGTTGCCGAAGACGACGGCGACGGTCGGGATGCCCTCGGCCGAGAGCCGGGTGAGGTCGCGGAAGATCGCGCCGCCCGGGATGAAGATCTCCTTCTGGGAGGGCAGGTCGGCGCCGCCGGACTCCACGAGGCTGATGACGGGCAGGCGGTTCTGCCGGGCGATCTCGTTGGCGCGCAGCGCCTTCTTCAGCGTCCACGGGTTGGAGGCGCCGCCGCGGACGGTGGGGTCGTTGGCGGTGATCAGGCACTCGACGCCCTCGACGGTGCCGATGCCGGTGACCATGGAGGCGCCGACGGGGTGGTCGCTGCCCCAGGCGGCGAGCGGGGACAGTTCCAGGAACGGGGTGTCGGGGTCGAGGAGCAGTTCGACGCGCTCGCGCGCCAGGAGCTTGCCGCGCTTCTTGTGCCGGGCCGTGTACTTGTCCCCGCCGCCCTCCAGGGCCTTGGCGTGCTCGGCGTCGAGGGCGGCGAGGCGTTCCAGGGCCGCGGTACGGGCCTGCGCGTGATCGGGGGCGTGCGGGTCGACGGTGGTGCCGAGGCGGGTCATGAGGTGGCCTCCGGGGCCGGGAGGAGTGCGACGGGGATGTCGAGGTGGCGAGCGCGGAGCCATTCGCCGAGGGCCTTGGCCTGGGGGTCGAAGCGGTGGCCGGAGGCGACGCCGTCGCCGAGGATGCCGGTGACGGTGAAGTTGAGGGCGCGCAGGTGGGGCAGGACGTGGCGGTCCACGGTGTGCCGCGCGGTCTCGGGGAGCAGGGCCTGGAAGGCGGCCACGGTGAGGGTGTGGAGCAGCCACTGCCAGGCGGGGTCGGTCTCGACCCAGACGCCGACGTTGGCGTCCCCGCCCTTGTCGCCGCTGCGGGCGCCGGCCACGGCCCCGAGGGGCGCGCGGACGGTCTTCCGGGGCTCCGCCCCGGACCCGGCGGGGGCTGCGCCCCCGACCCCTTCGGGGGCTCCGCCCCCGGACCCCCGCGCCTCGAACGCCGGCGGGGCCGGCAATGCGGCAGGCTCCGCCGGCGGGGCCGGAGATGCGGGGGGCTCCGGCGGGGGGACTCGTACGCGGGTGCCGTCCGGGAGGACCGCGGTGTGGGGGACCTCGTCCGACGGGATCAGGATCGAGGTGAAGACGCCGTAGGGCTGGGCCGGGCCGGGTGGGGCGGTGACGTGGAAGCCCGGGTAGCTGCCGAGGGCCAGTTCGATCGCCGTCGAGGTCAGGGTGCGGCCCACCCGGTCGGGGGACGGGTCGCGGACCACCAGCCGCAGCAGGGCGGAGGCCGTCTCCTGCGTGTCGGCGTCCTCGTGGTCGGTACGAGCCAGGGTCCACGTGGTGTCGGCCACGCCCTCCAACACTTCGGTGAGTTGGGTCCGGACGAGACGCGCCTTCGCTTCGATGTCGAGGCCGGTCAGGACGAAGACGATCTCGTTGCGCCAGCCTCCGATCCGTGTGACGCCGACTTTCAGCGAGGCCGGCGGGGCCTCGCCGCGCACTCCCGTGACGCGTACCCGGTCGGCGCCCTCGTCGGTCAGCCGGACGGTGTCCAGGCGGGTGGTCACGTCCGGGCCGAGGTACCGCACGCCCTGGGTCTCGTAGAGGAGTTGGGCGGTGACGGTGCCGGTGGTGACGGCGCCGCCCGTACCGGGGTGTTTGGTGATGACCGCGGAGCCGTCCTCGGAGATCTCCGCCAGTGGGAAGCCGGGGCGGCGGATGTCGTGGCGGGCGAAGAAGGAGTAGTTGCCGCCGGTGGCCTGGGTGCCGCATTCCAGGACGTGGCCGGCGGTCACCGCCCCCGCCAGTCGGTCGTGGTCGTCGGGGGCCCAGTCGAACCACCAGGCGGCCGGGCCGCTGACCAGCGCCGCGTCCGTGACCCGGCCGGTCACCACCACGTCGGCGCCCGCCCGCAGGCAGGCCGTGATCCCGGCGCCCCCCAGGTAGGCGTTGGCCGTCAGCGCGCCGTCCACGCGCGCGGTGAGGTCGTCGCCCTCGACGTGCGCGACCCGCACCGGTACGCCCACCTTCGCCGCCAGGGTCCGTACGGCGTCGGCGAGTCCGGCCGGGTTCAGGCCGCCGGCGTTCGCGACGATCCGTACGCCGCGCTCGTGCGCGAGCCCGAGCCCCTCCTCCAGCTGGCGCAGGAAGGTCTTGGCGTATCCGAGGTCCGGGTTCTTCAGGCGGTCGCGGCCCAGGATCAGCATGGTCAGCTCGGCCAGGTAGTCGCCGGTGAGGACGTCCAGCGGGCCACCGGTGAGCATCTCGCGCAGGGCGCCCGAGCGGTCCCCGTAGAAGCCGGAGGCGTTGCCGATGACGAGCGGGCGCCGGGTCATCGCGCGGCCCCCGGCTCGCGGCCGGCTCCCGCGGGGCCGGCGAAGGCCTGGGCGATGTCCAGCCAGTGGTCCGCGTCGGGGCCGGTCGCGGTCAGGGCCAGGTCGGCGCGGTGGGCCCGCTGGGTCACCAGAAGGCAGAAGTCGAGCGCCGGGCCGGTGATCCGCTGCGGGGCGTCCGGCGGGCCGTACGCCCACACCCGCGCGCCGTCGGGGGCCGTCAGCTCCACCCGGAACTCCTCGGCGGGCGCGGGCAGTCCGTGGACGGCGTAGGCGTAGTCGCGGGCCCGTACGCCGATCCGCGCCACGTGCCGCAGCCGCGCGGTCGGGGTGCGGCGCACGCCGAGCGCGTCGGCCACGTCCTGGCCGTGGGCCCAGGTCTCCATCATCCGCGCACTGGCCATCGAGGCGGCCTTCATCGGCGGCCCGTACCAGGGGAAGCGGGTGTCGGGCGAGGCCGCGGCGAGCGCCTCGTCGAGGGCGGCGCGCGTGGTGCGCCAGCGGGCGAGCAGCTCGGCGGGAGGCAACTGGGCGCCCTCGCGGGCGCCCTCGTCGACGAAGGTGTCGGGTGACTTGAGGGCTTCCTCGACCATCCCGCCGAAGCCGGTGGCGTCGGTGAGGGAGAGGAGCGAGGCCAGGTCGGTCCAGTGCAGGTGGGCGATCTGGTGGGCGATGGTCCAGCCGGGCGCGGGGGTGGCTCTGCCCCAGTCCGGGTCGGTCAACTCCCCCACCAGGGAATCGAGTTCGCGACCCTCC comes from Streptomyces virginiae and encodes:
- a CDS encoding acyclic terpene utilization AtuA family protein yields the protein MTRRPLVIGNASGFYGDRSGALREMLTGGPLDVLTGDYLAELTMLILGRDRLKNPDLGYAKTFLRQLEEGLGLAHERGVRIVANAGGLNPAGLADAVRTLAAKVGVPVRVAHVEGDDLTARVDGALTANAYLGGAGITACLRAGADVVVTGRVTDAALVSGPAAWWFDWAPDDHDRLAGAVTAGHVLECGTQATGGNYSFFARHDIRRPGFPLAEISEDGSAVITKHPGTGGAVTTGTVTAQLLYETQGVRYLGPDVTTRLDTVRLTDEGADRVRVTGVRGEAPPASLKVGVTRIGGWRNEIVFVLTGLDIEAKARLVRTQLTEVLEGVADTTWTLARTDHEDADTQETASALLRLVVRDPSPDRVGRTLTSTAIELALGSYPGFHVTAPPGPAQPYGVFTSILIPSDEVPHTAVLPDGTRVRVPPPEPPASPAPPAEPAALPAPPAFEARGSGGGAPEGVGGAAPAGSGAEPRKTVRAPLGAVAGARSGDKGGDANVGVWVETDPAWQWLLHTLTVAAFQALLPETARHTVDRHVLPHLRALNFTVTGILGDGVASGHRFDPQAKALGEWLRARHLDIPVALLPAPEATS
- a CDS encoding TIGR03084 family metal-binding protein, which gives rise to MPDPSAADAAVAVFADLREEGRELDSLVGELTDPDWGRATPAPGWTIAHQIAHLHWTDLASLLSLTDATGFGGMVEEALKSPDTFVDEGAREGAQLPPAELLARWRTTRAALDEALAAASPDTRFPWYGPPMKAASMASARMMETWAHGQDVADALGVRRTPTARLRHVARIGVRARDYAYAVHGLPAPAEEFRVELTAPDGARVWAYGPPDAPQRITGPALDFCLLVTQRAHRADLALTATGPDADHWLDIAQAFAGPAGAGREPGAAR
- a CDS encoding acetyl/propionyl/methylcrotonyl-CoA carboxylase subunit alpha, with the translated sequence MTNLTSLLVANRGEIAVRIFRTARALGLATVAVHSDPDADALHVRDADAAVRLPGAAPADTYLRGDLIIKAALAAGADAVHPGYGFLSENADFAREVLAAGLTWIGPPPDAIEAMASKTRAKELMRAAGVPLLDPVDPATATPADLPLLLKAAAGGGGRGMRVVRDLDQLKEALDAASAEARSAFGDGEVFAEPYVERGRHVEVQILADTHGTVWALGTRDCSLQRRHQKVIEEAPAPGLPESLRETLHTAAVAAARAVSYEGAGTVEFLVTADGRPYFLEMNTRLQVEHPVTEAVFDLDLVALQLRVAERAALPPTPPQPTGHAVEARLYAEDPAQDWRPQTGALHTLAIPGTVRVDTGFTAGDTVGIHYDPMLAKVVAHAPTRAEAVRALATALAGARIHGLTTNRDLLVRSLRHPEFAAGQLDTGFYDRHLDTLTGDTPDPTPAALAAALAEASPGPDAPLATRLGGWRNVRSRPQTRRYTTAGTEVEVQYHPVNHPGIRVLATTPALVTLEIEGIRRAFHVKQNSNEIYVDSALGAHTFTRVPRFPDPQDRTEPGSLLAPMPGTVVRVAEGLTPGTPVTAGQPLLWLEAMKMEHRILAPASGTLTALHVATGQQVEFGALLAVVQEEPQS
- a CDS encoding acyl-CoA carboxylase subunit beta; this encodes MTRLGTTVDPHAPDHAQARTAALERLAALDAEHAKALEGGGDKYTARHKKRGKLLARERVELLLDPDTPFLELSPLAAWGSDHPVGASMVTGIGTVEGVECLITANDPTVRGGASNPWTLKKALRANEIARQNRLPVISLVESGGADLPSQKEIFIPGGAIFRDLTRLSAEGIPTVAVVFGNSTAGGAYIPGMSDHTIMIKDRSKVFLGGPPLVKMATGEESDDESLGGADMHARTSGLADHYALDEYDAIRQARRVVARLNHRKPHQDPPKAEEPLHDPEELLGIVPPDLKTPFDPREVIARIVDASDFDEFKPLYGPSLVTGWATLHGYPVGILANAQGVLFSAESQKAAQFIQLANQRDIPLLFLHNTTGYMVGKEYEQGGIIKHGAMMINAVSNSRVPHLSVLIGASYGAGHYGMCGRAYEPRFLFAWPSAKSAVMGPQQLAGVLSIVSRQSAAAKGLPYDEEADAGMRAFVEAQIESESLPMFLSGRLYDDGVIDPRDTRTVLGLCLSAVHNAPVEGARGGFGVFRM